In Populus nigra chromosome 1, ddPopNigr1.1, whole genome shotgun sequence, one genomic interval encodes:
- the LOC133699259 gene encoding UPF0481 protein At3g47200-like: MARSERDGGTRNADICGPSHGVDDQVTVDIDSLTSSVESMMSQNLRMPDKICIFKVPQILKRHSEKAYTPNAFSIGPWHRHHPLMTSTEKVKLKYLKGLLCRRSASITLKGLIKSTRGIEKEARSCYAGSIDVGVEDFVRILVIDGCFLIELFRKYHENQLIEDDDPIFNMSCMLQYLYHDLILVENQIPWLVLEHLFNMTAEPGKTTTLAQLALHFFENIFSFNPPPILPSYQGKKHLLDLLRNWLVLSSGKEEDGETGWEPIPSVTTLVGAGIKLKAGESSSILDIKFENGVLKIPKLLIQETTEVIIRNLISYEQCSPKCTDRITSYAVLLDNLINTTKDMDTFTSSGIIDNWLNPDEATQFFNKLYQDAYLKKYYYLKLCQEMNSYCQRKWPGWGALLMSKYLGTPWAIVSIFAAATLLILTIVQTVFTIIK; the protein is encoded by the coding sequence ATGGCAAGATCCGAAAGGGATGGTGGTACAAGGAATGCTGATATATGCGGTCCTTCTCATGGAGTAGATGATCAGGTCACAGTTGATATTGATTCATTGACCTCTTCCGTTGAAAGTATGATGTCCCAGAATTTGAGAATGCCTGATAAAATATGCATCTTTAAAGTGCCTCAAATTCTCAAAAGGCATAGCGAAAAAGCTTATACCCCCAACGCATTTTCAATTGGCCCCTGGCACCGTCACCATCCACTGATGACATCTACAGAGAAAGTTAAACTGAAGTATCTCAAAGGCCTTCTCTGCCGAAGATCTGCGAGCATAACACTGAAGGGGTTGATCAAATCCACCAGGGGGATCGAGAAAGAGGCACGTTCGTGTTATGCTGGATCAATTGATGTCGGTGTAGAGGATTTTGTCAGAATATTGGTAATAGATGGTTGCTTTCTTATTGAACTATTTAGAAAGTATCACGAGAATCAACTTATAGAAGATGATGATCCTATCTTCAATATGTCTTGTATGTTGCAGTACCTATATCATGACTTGATTTTGGTAGAAAACCAAATACCTTGGTTGGTCCTTGAACACTTGTTCAACATGACCGCGGAACCTGGAAAAACGACAACCCTCGCACAACTTGCCCTTCATTTCTTTGAGaacattttttcattcaatCCACCCCCCATACTTCCCTCTtaccaaggaaaaaaacatttgctTGACCTCTTAAGAAATTGGTTAGTTTTGTCATCTGGAAAAGAGGAAGATGGTGAAACCGGATGGGAACCTATTCCTTCCGTCACAACTCTTGTAGGCGCCGGAATTAAATTGAAGGCGGGTGAGTCAAGCAGCATCTTGGATATAAAATTCGAAAATGGTGTCCTGAAAATCCCAAAATTGCTAATTCAGGAGACAACTGAAGTCATCATTCGAAACCTCATCAGCTATGAGCAGTGTTCTCCTAAATGCACTGACAGAATCACTTCATATGCCGTCCTCCTAGACAACCTCATTAACACTACCAAAGATATGGATACATTCACCAGTAGTGGAATCATTGATAATTGGTTGAATCCAGATGAGGCAACGCAATTCTTCAACAAGCTTTATCAGGATGCttacttgaaaaaatactattatcTAAAACTGTGCCAGGAGATGAACAGTTATTGCCAGCGCAAGTGGCCAGGATGGGGTGCTCTGTTGATGAGCAAGTACCTTGGCACCCCATGGGCAATTGTTTCTATTTTTGCGGCGGCTACTCTTTTGATTCTCACTATTGTTCAGACAGTATTTACCAtcattaaataa